A single Methanobacteriaceae archaeon DNA region contains:
- a CDS encoding DUF434 domain-containing protein, with translation MNFHDPALKEAKKDFKYLLDRGFPRTSALKFVGDHYLLDETQRNYLNRTAFSKEKMDSRKSKLVLLSDIKNKCVLVDGYNVLITTETICRGEDEFLFKCDDGVTRDIKAVFGKYKENKITRDALNSIISLLKIFKPAKVLFFYDSPVSLSGELARTTHEILKYHQVPGDAQTSAHVDQELIRLSRDLEGIVATSDGVIIDKTKHILDIPAYISRLDKKKLNKQ, from the coding sequence ATGAATTTTCATGACCCTGCTCTAAAAGAGGCTAAAAAAGATTTTAAATACTTATTAGATCGTGGTTTTCCCAGAACCAGTGCTTTGAAGTTTGTGGGTGATCATTACCTCCTGGATGAAACCCAGAGAAACTATCTAAACCGCACTGCTTTTTCAAAGGAAAAAATGGATAGTCGAAAAAGTAAACTGGTTCTCCTATCCGATATTAAGAATAAATGTGTCCTGGTGGATGGTTACAATGTTCTCATCACCACAGAAACCATCTGCAGAGGAGAAGATGAATTTCTGTTCAAATGTGATGATGGAGTTACCCGGGATATTAAAGCCGTTTTTGGAAAATATAAAGAAAATAAGATCACCAGAGATGCTCTAAATTCTATTATCTCCCTTTTGAAGATTTTCAAACCAGCCAAGGTGCTCTTTTTCTATGACAGTCCGGTGAGTTTGAGTGGGGAGCTGGCCAGAACTACCCATGAGATCTTGAAATACCATCAAGTTCCCGGGGATGCACAAACATCTGCCCATGTGGACCAGGAACTCATCAGGTTATCCCGGGATCTGGAGGGCATAGTAGCTACCAGTGACGGTGTAATCATTGATAAAACCAAACACATCCTGGACATACCAGCTTATATTTCAAGGTTGGATAAAAAAAAGTTGAATAAACAATAA
- a CDS encoding DUF357 domain-containing protein gives MDAIERIEKDLELFGKNLEEIESVKVHSKEEKIVELAKNYRDDTRYYLEQKDYLTSFGCITYAHGLLDAVRLQHDLIINE, from the coding sequence AGAAGGATTTAGAGCTTTTTGGAAAAAATTTGGAAGAAATCGAGTCTGTAAAAGTCCATAGTAAAGAAGAAAAAATAGTAGAACTGGCCAAAAATTACCGGGATGATACCAGATATTACTTGGAACAGAAGGATTATCTAACTTCTTTCGGGTGCATAACCTATGCACACGGCCTTCTGGATGCAGTGCGCCTTCAGCATGACCTTATAATCAATGAATAA
- a CDS encoding isocitrate/isopropylmalate dehydrogenase family protein — translation MYKITVIPGDGIGPEVMEATLNILEDSKLKLQYQEARAGYACFKDEGTTLPDETVEMAKNSDATLFGAVTSVPEKKATGSILALRKKLGLYANLRPVKSYPGIESLYSDLDLLIIRENSEGLYSQIEEYTEEGATALRVITRKASERISRVAFEEALKRGRTKVTAVHKANVLRKTDGVFRESFWKIADEYKDSEGIDADELYVDAAAMFLVTDPHRFQVMVTTNLFGDILSDEGAGLVGGLGMAPSANIGDDNGLFEPVHGSAPDIAGKGIANPAAMILSACLMFNFLGEHQEAYKLEQALIKVLEDGKYLTPDLGGASTTLEMARAVGKIFKEI, via the coding sequence ATGTACAAAATAACAGTAATACCCGGTGATGGTATAGGTCCCGAAGTTATGGAGGCTACCTTAAATATTTTGGAAGATTCTAAATTGAAATTACAATATCAAGAAGCCAGGGCAGGCTATGCTTGTTTTAAGGATGAAGGCACTACCCTCCCTGATGAGACAGTGGAAATGGCTAAAAATTCTGATGCAACTCTCTTCGGAGCAGTTACCTCTGTCCCGGAAAAGAAAGCCACTGGTTCTATATTAGCCCTCAGGAAAAAATTGGGACTATATGCTAATTTAAGGCCAGTAAAATCATATCCTGGGATAGAATCACTTTACAGTGATCTGGACCTATTAATTATTAGGGAGAACAGTGAAGGTCTTTACTCTCAAATCGAAGAATACACTGAAGAAGGGGCCACTGCCCTACGGGTCATCACTCGAAAGGCATCAGAACGTATTTCTCGGGTGGCATTTGAAGAAGCTCTTAAAAGAGGAAGAACGAAGGTAACTGCAGTTCATAAGGCCAACGTGCTTAGAAAAACTGATGGAGTCTTCAGAGAATCCTTTTGGAAAATTGCAGATGAATATAAAGATTCAGAGGGTATTGATGCTGATGAGTTATATGTGGATGCCGCTGCCATGTTCCTAGTCACTGATCCCCACCGGTTCCAGGTAATGGTAACCACCAACCTCTTTGGCGATATCCTATCAGATGAAGGAGCTGGACTGGTAGGAGGTCTGGGAATGGCACCATCAGCTAATATTGGTGATGATAATGGATTATTCGAACCAGTGCATGGTTCAGCCCCGGACATTGCAGGGAAAGGTATAGCCAACCCTGCTGCCATGATACTATCAGCCTGCCTCATGTTCAATTTCCTGGGAGAGCATCAGGAGGCTTATAAATTGGAACAGGCATTGATAAAGGTTCTTGAAGATGGTAAATATCTCACACCCGACCTGGGGGGAGCATCCACTACCCTGGAGATGGCTCGAGCAGTAGGAAAAATTTTCAAAGAAATTTAA
- a CDS encoding PAS domain S-box protein: protein MGERSQIYEIEDLKPGDHLCSLFENDDDHKALLTPYIRFGLEKNEKVLYIVDAHTSEDVLDYLGNDGFDVDPYLESGQLVILTVNESYMKGGVFDPDSMISMLSEETEKALKEGYPALRVTGEMSWVLKGLPGSEHLIEYEAKLNEFFGSSKALAICQYDMRLFEPEILLNVLLTHPMVVIGTRIYENFYYMPPQEYPFDIPKSILKEWMKSLKVYNDANKFRKNLLSSMRDGLIVLDADGVHQDVNDAFCKMTGFSREELIGKGFPHIYWPEGEYENIQTAFENTLKGDNREFEFIFQRKNGEKFQVIVSPSIMKDDDGNISAVFATVKDISARKITENELKESHSKLEATLKAIPDLVFEVDAEGRIYDYYSPDIDDLYVPPDVFMGKKIREVLPKDAASKILQAIEKASRKGWHKGTIYSLDLPTGRKCFELSIARKEADSSGSELFVVVARDVTLHQKNEKTLKQARDYNRSLIEVSLDPLVTIGADGKITDVNRATENVTGYSRDELIGTDFSYYFTQPEKAREGYEKVFREGVVRDYPLWIQHKDGHTTPVIYNASVYHDENGEVLGVFAAARDITQLKKAEKQLSDSQSQLNSIMEGTPIPKFVIDKHHRIIYWNKALEELSRIDAKDMIGTRNHWKAFYDKKRPCMADLLVDGDLNNLKRWYKDKYNKSKFFKGAYEALDFFPAIGEGGKWIFFTAAPITDSEGNLIGAVETLEDVTEDKKAEIALKKSEERFRAVAESAVDAVVTTDVNGVIRFFNNSLTTIFGYSPRELKGKPLTILMPHRFRSTYLKQLDKFKKCGEHRLIGKTVVTTGLKRDGTEFPFEMSLSSWKSGKKIFFTSIIRDLTEKKKAEEKIKKQIILTTSINKVLQDSLKVKKDEEVALICIRAAEELTASQFGFIMEINRKGKADTMAVTDPGWAECGIPQDEARKLTSGMDITSYWGRVIKQGKSQIVNHPEYDLDSRGVPEGHPQINSFLGVPLKRGTSTIGLIGLANKEGGYDHEDLEQVETLAVAFIEALYNKRAEKKIEKSLKEKEMLLKEIHHRVKNNLSVISSLLNLQSDYIKDKDDLELFRETQTRAKSMALIHERLYQSRDLKRIDFSDYIKTLAHDLYRTYSVDPRRIELKMDLETVLLDINTSIPLGLILNELISNSMKYAFPDDKKGQISIKLQLENGDYILTVSDSGVGLPDELDFEKTDSLGLQLVNSLVGQIDGTIELDRTQGTKFIVKFQEQY from the coding sequence ATGGGAGAAAGAAGTCAGATATATGAAATTGAAGACTTGAAACCAGGAGATCATCTCTGCTCTTTGTTTGAAAATGATGACGATCATAAAGCTCTTTTAACACCTTACATCCGGTTTGGTTTGGAAAAAAATGAAAAGGTCCTCTACATTGTTGATGCTCACACTTCAGAGGATGTTCTTGATTATTTAGGTAATGATGGTTTTGATGTGGATCCTTATCTTGAAAGTGGGCAGCTGGTAATCCTCACTGTAAATGAATCTTATATGAAGGGTGGAGTATTTGATCCAGATAGCATGATCAGTATGCTTTCTGAGGAAACAGAAAAAGCCCTCAAAGAAGGCTACCCTGCACTAAGGGTTACTGGTGAGATGTCCTGGGTTCTTAAAGGATTACCCGGATCAGAACACTTGATAGAATACGAAGCCAAATTAAACGAATTTTTCGGGAGTAGTAAGGCTTTAGCCATATGTCAGTACGATATGAGATTATTCGAACCTGAAATTCTTCTCAATGTCTTATTAACTCACCCCATGGTTGTAATTGGAACCAGAATATATGAAAATTTTTATTACATGCCTCCTCAGGAATATCCATTTGATATTCCAAAATCAATTCTCAAAGAGTGGATGAAAAGTCTGAAAGTTTACAATGATGCTAACAAATTCCGGAAAAACCTACTCTCATCCATGAGGGATGGGCTTATTGTCTTAGACGCAGATGGGGTCCATCAGGATGTTAACGATGCTTTTTGCAAAATGACTGGATTTTCAAGGGAAGAATTGATTGGAAAGGGGTTTCCTCATATTTACTGGCCTGAGGGAGAATATGAAAACATTCAAACTGCTTTTGAAAATACTTTGAAAGGTGATAATCGTGAGTTTGAATTTATCTTCCAAAGGAAGAATGGGGAAAAGTTCCAGGTTATTGTAAGTCCTTCAATAATGAAGGATGATGATGGTAACATAAGCGCAGTTTTTGCCACGGTCAAAGACATATCTGCACGTAAAATAACTGAAAACGAACTTAAAGAATCTCACAGTAAGCTCGAAGCTACTTTGAAGGCCATCCCGGACTTAGTGTTTGAGGTGGATGCTGAAGGGCGGATCTATGATTATTACTCCCCAGACATAGATGATCTCTACGTTCCTCCCGATGTCTTCATGGGTAAAAAAATCAGGGAAGTACTGCCTAAAGATGCAGCCAGTAAAATCCTTCAGGCTATTGAAAAAGCCTCCAGGAAAGGATGGCATAAAGGCACCATATACTCTCTGGATCTTCCCACCGGACGAAAATGTTTCGAACTTTCCATAGCCAGAAAAGAGGCAGATTCCAGTGGTTCTGAATTATTTGTGGTAGTGGCCCGGGATGTAACCTTGCACCAAAAGAATGAAAAAACTTTGAAACAAGCTAGAGATTATAACAGAAGCTTAATAGAAGTAAGCCTTGATCCTTTGGTTACTATTGGTGCAGATGGAAAGATTACTGATGTAAACAGAGCTACTGAAAATGTTACTGGTTACTCAAGAGATGAACTTATTGGCACGGATTTTTCTTATTATTTCACCCAACCCGAAAAAGCTAGGGAAGGTTATGAGAAAGTTTTCCGGGAGGGTGTGGTAAGGGATTACCCTCTTTGGATTCAACACAAAGACGGACATACCACTCCAGTTATTTACAACGCCTCGGTATACCATGATGAGAACGGTGAAGTTTTAGGAGTATTCGCGGCTGCCCGAGACATAACACAGCTAAAAAAAGCAGAGAAGCAGCTCAGTGACAGTCAAAGTCAGCTAAATTCAATCATGGAAGGCACTCCCATCCCTAAATTTGTAATTGATAAGCACCACCGGATAATTTACTGGAACAAAGCACTGGAGGAACTTAGCCGAATCGATGCCAAGGATATGATTGGTACTCGAAACCATTGGAAAGCCTTTTATGATAAAAAAAGACCATGCATGGCTGATTTACTGGTTGATGGAGATCTAAATAACCTCAAAAGATGGTATAAAGATAAATATAATAAGTCGAAATTTTTTAAGGGCGCATACGAAGCTCTGGACTTCTTCCCAGCAATAGGTGAAGGGGGGAAGTGGATATTTTTTACAGCAGCACCTATAACTGATTCTGAAGGTAATTTAATAGGGGCAGTGGAAACTTTAGAGGATGTAACTGAAGATAAAAAAGCTGAAATTGCACTAAAAAAGAGTGAGGAACGTTTCCGTGCAGTGGCAGAGTCTGCAGTTGATGCTGTGGTTACTACTGATGTTAATGGTGTTATCAGATTCTTCAACAACAGCCTGACCACCATATTCGGCTACTCCCCCCGGGAGTTAAAAGGTAAACCACTCACCATTCTCATGCCCCACCGTTTCAGAAGCACTTATCTTAAACAACTGGATAAGTTCAAAAAATGTGGTGAACACAGACTTATAGGTAAAACTGTGGTAACAACTGGATTAAAAAGGGATGGAACTGAATTTCCCTTTGAAATGTCATTATCCTCCTGGAAATCCGGGAAAAAAATCTTCTTCACTTCCATCATCCGAGATTTAACTGAGAAGAAGAAGGCAGAAGAAAAGATTAAAAAACAAATCATCCTAACCACATCTATTAATAAGGTTTTGCAGGACTCTTTGAAGGTTAAAAAAGATGAAGAAGTAGCTTTAATTTGTATTAGAGCCGCTGAAGAACTCACAGCCAGTCAGTTCGGTTTTATCATGGAGATAAACAGGAAGGGTAAAGCTGATACCATGGCAGTGACTGACCCGGGATGGGCTGAATGTGGAATCCCACAGGATGAAGCAAGAAAACTTACAAGTGGAATGGACATTACTAGTTACTGGGGAAGAGTTATAAAACAGGGAAAATCGCAGATTGTAAACCATCCTGAATATGATCTAGATAGCAGAGGAGTTCCAGAAGGCCATCCACAAATCAACTCATTTTTAGGAGTACCACTAAAGCGTGGGACCAGTACCATCGGACTCATTGGATTGGCCAACAAGGAAGGGGGATATGATCATGAAGATCTGGAGCAGGTGGAAACACTTGCTGTGGCCTTTATAGAAGCACTCTATAACAAAAGAGCAGAAAAAAAGATAGAAAAATCCTTAAAAGAGAAAGAAATGCTCCTAAAAGAGATACATCATAGGGTGAAAAATAATTTGTCAGTTATATCCAGCTTACTTAATCTGCAGTCGGATTATATTAAAGACAAGGATGACTTGGAATTGTTCCGTGAAACCCAGACCCGGGCAAAGTCCATGGCTCTGATACATGAAAGATTATATCAGTCTCGAGATCTTAAAAGAATAGATTTTAGTGACTACATTAAAACATTAGCCCATGACTTATACAGGACCTATTCAGTTGATCCTCGACGGATTGAACTTAAAATGGATTTAGAAACTGTTCTATTGGATATAAACACTTCAATCCCACTGGGTCTTATACTGAATGAACTCATATCCAATTCAATGAAATACGCATTCCCTGATGATAAAAAAGGGCAAATCAGTATAAAATTGCAATTAGAAAATGGTGACTACATACTCACGGTGAGTGATAGTGGTGTGGGATTGCCTGATGAACTAGATTTCGAAAAAACAGATTCTCTGGGGCTTCAGTTAGTGAACAGCCTGGTGGGGCAAATTGATGGAACCATAGAACTGGATAGGACTCAGGGCACTAAATTCATAGTGAAATTCCAGGAACAATACTAA
- a CDS encoding fructose 1,6-bisphosphatase codes for MKTTISVIKADVGSVAGHGLAHPALLAKCEEILGKAKDEELLIDYYVTNCGDDTELIMTHQQGEENEEIHELAWNAFLQATEVAKELKLYGAGQDLLSDTFSGNIKGMGPGCAEMEFKERPSDPVVVFCCDKTEPGAFNMPLFKMFADPFTTAGLVIDPSMHNGFEFEVFDVMEHKKVTLTCPDEMYDLLALLGTISRYVIKRIRRRDDKEIAAAISTERLNLMAGKYVGKDDPVAIVRSQSGFPAAGEVVEPFAFPHLVGGWMRGSHNGPLMPVAQKNAYPVRFDGPPRVMALGFQLAEGKLVGPADMFDDPAYDRSRALASDIAEYMRRHGPFEPHRLPADEMEYTTLPGVMEKLGNRFEDIE; via the coding sequence ATGAAAACCACCATTAGTGTAATAAAGGCAGATGTTGGAAGTGTAGCAGGTCATGGATTAGCTCATCCTGCACTACTTGCAAAGTGTGAAGAAATTCTGGGAAAAGCAAAGGATGAAGAGCTTCTCATTGATTATTATGTAACCAACTGTGGGGATGACACCGAGCTCATCATGACCCACCAGCAGGGTGAAGAAAACGAGGAAATCCACGAACTGGCTTGGAATGCATTCCTCCAAGCAACTGAAGTTGCTAAAGAACTCAAACTTTACGGTGCCGGCCAGGACCTTCTCTCAGACACATTCTCTGGGAACATTAAAGGTATGGGACCTGGATGTGCTGAGATGGAGTTCAAGGAAAGACCCAGTGACCCGGTAGTTGTTTTCTGCTGTGACAAAACTGAACCAGGTGCATTTAACATGCCTCTGTTTAAAATGTTCGCAGACCCCTTCACCACTGCAGGTCTGGTAATCGACCCATCCATGCACAATGGATTCGAATTCGAAGTATTCGATGTCATGGAACACAAAAAAGTCACTCTCACATGTCCTGATGAAATGTACGACCTCCTGGCACTTCTGGGCACCATCAGCCGCTACGTAATAAAACGTATCCGCCGCAGGGATGATAAAGAAATAGCAGCAGCCATCAGCACAGAAAGATTAAACCTAATGGCTGGTAAATACGTTGGAAAAGACGATCCCGTGGCTATTGTACGATCACAATCCGGATTCCCCGCAGCAGGGGAAGTTGTGGAACCATTTGCCTTCCCCCACTTGGTAGGTGGATGGATGAGAGGATCACACAACGGACCACTAATGCCTGTAGCCCAGAAAAACGCTTATCCAGTTCGTTTCGATGGACCTCCACGAGTCATGGCCCTTGGATTCCAGTTAGCTGAAGGAAAATTAGTGGGACCAGCTGACATGTTCGATGACCCTGCATATGACAGATCCAGAGCACTAGCATCTGACATTGCGGAGTACATGAGAAGACACGGCCCATTCGAACCACACAGACTACCAGCTGACGAGATGGAGTACACTACTCTACCTGGTGTAATGGAAAAACTGGGCAACAGATTTGAAGACATTGAATAA
- a CDS encoding malate dehydrogenase has translation MKVSVIGASGRVGRAAAFCLAEESVVSELVLLSRKESLDQIQGEALDMNDALAAKDIRVSITPSCNFEDMRDSKVVVISAGIPRTADMKRMDVAVPNARIVKEYSRLIAKHAPESIILVITNPVDVMTYVAYKASGFPRNRVIGLGNHLDSLRLKNLIARHFNIHVSEIHTRIIGEHGDHMVLLLSSTTIGGILVEYFPQYQSFDVDSIVEKVKTAGSYVINKKGATEYGPAFAISNIIKTILNDEKRILTLTTYLDGEIHGTEDVCLGVPVKLGINGVERIIGIKMNDDELESFKSAANYVKNSTDEIMNILNEEKVNEEKEKG, from the coding sequence ATGAAAGTTAGTGTAATTGGAGCATCAGGTAGAGTGGGTAGAGCAGCAGCTTTTTGCCTGGCTGAAGAAAGTGTTGTAAGTGAATTGGTCCTATTATCACGGAAGGAAAGCCTGGATCAAATACAGGGAGAGGCACTGGACATGAACGATGCCCTGGCAGCCAAGGATATCAGAGTATCCATAACCCCCTCCTGTAATTTTGAGGATATGAGAGATTCCAAAGTTGTGGTTATCTCGGCCGGTATTCCCAGAACAGCAGATATGAAACGCATGGACGTGGCTGTGCCCAACGCTAGAATAGTAAAAGAATATTCCCGTTTAATTGCTAAACACGCTCCTGAATCCATTATTCTGGTTATAACCAACCCTGTGGATGTTATGACTTACGTTGCCTATAAAGCATCTGGTTTCCCAAGAAATAGAGTAATTGGGTTGGGAAACCATTTAGACTCACTGCGCCTCAAGAATCTGATAGCCCGACACTTCAACATCCATGTCAGTGAAATACACACCAGGATCATTGGAGAACATGGCGACCACATGGTTCTCCTTTTAAGTTCCACTACCATAGGAGGGATACTGGTTGAATATTTTCCCCAGTACCAGTCCTTTGATGTGGATAGTATTGTTGAAAAGGTTAAAACCGCAGGAAGTTACGTGATTAATAAGAAAGGGGCAACTGAATACGGACCTGCCTTTGCTATTTCCAATATTATCAAAACCATCCTTAATGATGAAAAAAGGATACTAACCCTCACCACCTACCTGGATGGGGAGATACATGGTACTGAGGATGTTTGTCTAGGAGTACCAGTTAAATTAGGAATTAACGGTGTAGAACGAATAATTGGAATTAAAATGAATGATGATGAGTTAGAATCCTTTAAATCAGCCGCAAATTATGTGAAAAACTCGACTGATGAAATAATGAATATCTTGAATGAAGAAAAAGTAAATGAAGAAAAAGAAAAAGGATGA
- a CDS encoding HEAT repeat domain-containing protein, with the protein MEVEKNVKRLIETLKDSDELVQVQATEMLEEIGEPAVEQLIDALDHENKDVRKGSAKVLGLIKDERAITPLIETMKDDNKWVRRAASGALSNMGKSAVEPLIQTLKDDDWRVRGGAAWALGNIKSPETVPYLIELMNDDSGFVRAGAAMALGNIGGDDAEKALKEALNDKSSYVRRVAEGFLSQE; encoded by the coding sequence ATGGAAGTTGAAAAAAACGTTAAAAGATTGATTGAGACTTTAAAAGACAGTGATGAGCTTGTTCAGGTTCAGGCTACAGAAATGCTTGAAGAAATTGGAGAACCTGCCGTGGAACAGCTTATTGATGCATTGGATCATGAGAATAAAGATGTTCGGAAGGGATCTGCAAAAGTACTTGGTTTGATTAAAGATGAACGAGCCATAACTCCCTTAATAGAAACAATGAAGGATGATAACAAATGGGTGCGCAGGGCAGCCTCAGGTGCCCTGAGCAACATGGGAAAATCAGCAGTAGAACCACTGATCCAGACATTAAAAGATGATGATTGGAGGGTTAGAGGGGGAGCCGCCTGGGCACTGGGTAATATTAAATCCCCTGAAACTGTACCTTACCTCATCGAACTTATGAACGATGATAGTGGATTTGTAAGGGCTGGTGCTGCCATGGCACTGGGTAACATTGGAGGAGATGATGCTGAGAAGGCACTTAAAGAAGCTCTCAATGATAAAAGTAGCTATGTTCGACGGGTTGCTGAAGGTTTCTTAAGCCAAGAATAA